A section of the Mycobacterium sp. 3519A genome encodes:
- a CDS encoding fatty acyl-AMP ligase, with protein MTKLPQHTTAPAATLLDLLRQRAEVYRDKVAFSFSYNGDDENRTQLTYQELDFKARAIASRLQHQGAAGERVLVLCRPGLDHVAGFFGCIYAGAVAVPVHERLAPRLSSVVPDAQARFALATAETHANVRAAVDDLDEGRHLQWGLTDDVGDADSWVAPDLDPDAIAMVQYTSGSTTAPKGVVLTHRNLLHNMETVRQVWGGDDTAVSVFWLPSHHDMGLIGAILSMLYVGCTTHLMSPTAFVKRPMRWLEAISRHRATFTVAPNFAYELCIEQSTAEERAALDLSSLAMAMNGAEPVRPATLQRFADAFASSGFRPQAQFPVYGLAEATLLVSGGSDSALPVVHHIDRAALTEDRVVDVEPESQSAVALIGCGRPAGGQRVVIVDPVTRRPCRADEVGEIWIAGPSVARGYWQRPEETEQTFSAFLSGTSDGPFLRTGDLGFLRSGQLFITGRCKDLITIRGGNYYPNDIELTVQDCDPVLVSGRGAAFAITPGLGAVEQLVVVQEVHRHREVELYDIIDKIWVAIADRYGIRTHSVVLVEHLSIPTTSSGKIQRGQCKRLFLNGDLTAVAHWGAPSAGDDLTKAKTLEVAVTAAELLKVALATQQQV; from the coding sequence GTGACGAAATTGCCACAGCACACGACGGCCCCCGCCGCCACGCTGCTGGACCTTCTGCGGCAGCGAGCCGAGGTTTACCGAGACAAGGTCGCGTTCAGCTTCTCGTACAACGGCGATGACGAAAACCGTACCCAGCTGACGTATCAAGAGCTGGACTTCAAGGCCCGAGCAATCGCGTCGCGCCTGCAACATCAGGGCGCAGCCGGGGAGCGCGTCCTGGTGCTGTGCCGCCCTGGTCTGGACCATGTCGCCGGATTCTTCGGCTGCATCTACGCGGGCGCTGTCGCGGTGCCCGTGCACGAGCGGCTGGCTCCGCGCTTGTCGTCGGTCGTTCCCGACGCGCAGGCCCGCTTCGCGCTCGCCACGGCCGAAACGCACGCGAACGTCAGAGCCGCGGTAGACGATTTGGACGAAGGGCGCCACCTGCAGTGGGGGCTGACCGACGACGTCGGCGACGCCGACAGCTGGGTGGCGCCGGACCTCGATCCGGACGCAATTGCCATGGTGCAGTACACATCTGGCTCGACTACGGCGCCCAAGGGTGTCGTGCTGACACACCGCAATCTTCTCCACAACATGGAGACCGTCCGTCAGGTCTGGGGCGGCGACGACACCGCCGTCAGTGTGTTCTGGCTACCGTCTCATCACGACATGGGTCTGATCGGCGCCATCCTCTCGATGCTCTACGTCGGGTGCACAACCCATCTCATGTCGCCGACGGCCTTCGTCAAGCGACCAATGAGATGGCTGGAAGCCATCTCCCGGCATCGCGCCACCTTCACCGTCGCGCCGAACTTCGCCTACGAGCTCTGCATCGAACAGAGCACCGCGGAAGAGCGTGCGGCACTTGATTTGTCGAGCCTTGCCATGGCCATGAACGGCGCGGAGCCGGTGCGTCCCGCGACTCTGCAGCGGTTCGCCGATGCCTTCGCTTCCTCCGGTTTCCGCCCGCAGGCGCAATTCCCGGTCTACGGATTAGCCGAAGCCACCCTGCTGGTATCGGGCGGATCGGACTCCGCGCTTCCCGTGGTGCACCACATCGATCGCGCTGCGCTGACCGAGGACCGCGTTGTCGACGTCGAACCCGAAAGTCAATCCGCCGTGGCGCTGATCGGTTGCGGTCGACCCGCAGGCGGCCAACGGGTGGTCATCGTCGATCCGGTGACGCGCCGCCCGTGCCGGGCGGATGAGGTCGGCGAGATCTGGATCGCGGGCCCCAGCGTCGCCCGGGGTTACTGGCAACGGCCGGAAGAAACCGAGCAGACGTTCTCGGCGTTTCTGTCGGGAACATCGGACGGGCCGTTCCTGCGCACCGGTGATCTGGGTTTCCTGCGCTCGGGGCAGCTGTTCATCACGGGACGTTGCAAGGACCTCATCACCATCCGCGGCGGCAACTACTACCCCAACGACATCGAGCTGACGGTGCAGGACTGCGATCCGGTGCTCGTATCGGGCCGCGGTGCGGCCTTTGCGATCACGCCGGGGCTGGGTGCGGTCGAACAGCTCGTCGTGGTGCAGGAGGTGCACCGCCATCGCGAGGTCGAACTCTACGACATCATCGACAAGATTTGGGTTGCGATCGCCGACCGGTACGGAATCCGAACGCACTCAGTGGTTTTGGTGGAGCATCTGTCGATCCCGACGACGTCGAGCGGCAAGATTCAGCGGGGCCAGTGCAAACGGCTGTTCCTCAACGGCGACCTCACCGCGGTCGCGCACTGGGGAGCACCGTCGGCGGGCGATGACCTGACCAAAGCCAAGACACTGGAGGTGGCGGTCACCGCGGCCGAGCTGTTGAAGGTGGCGTTGGCAACCCAGCAGCAGGTCTAA